A region from the Benincasa hispida cultivar B227 chromosome 10, ASM972705v1, whole genome shotgun sequence genome encodes:
- the LOC120089159 gene encoding uncharacterized mitochondrial protein AtMg00860-like: MVNEGIVLEHKVSKEGLEVDNAKIEAIEKLPPPANMNAVRIFLGHAGIYRRFVKDFSKIARPLSALLEADKTFDFDVQCLNAFKLLKNALITASILIALDWTKPCELMCDGGCVSMEGKDNATPHRICEQNIELRPGKLHTTEKELLAMIFVLEKFRAYLLGSKEFDMEIIDRKGMENQVADTYRD, encoded by the exons atggttaaTGAAGGAATTGTGCTTGAGCATAAGGTTTCCAAGGAAGGGCTGGAGGTGGATAACGCAaaaattgaggccattgaaaaacttccacctccagcaaatATGAATGCTGTAAGGATTTTCTTGGGACATGCAGGAATCTACCGtcgatttgtgaaggacttctcGAAGATAgctcgaccattgagtgcgttgctAGAGGCTGACaagacttttgactttgatgtacaatgcctcaacgcattcaaatTATTGAAGAACGCATTAATTACTGCGTCTATTTTGATCGCACTTGACTGGACAAAGCCATGCGAGCTAATGTGCGATGGGGGCTGTGTTAGCATGGAAGGAAAAgacaatgctacaccccatcgcatatgcgagcaGAACATTGAACTCCGCCCAGGAAAACTACAtaccacagagaaagagcttcttGCGATGATCTTTGTGCTCGAAAAATTTAGAGCTTACTTACTGGGATCCAAA GAATTCGACATGGAAATAATTGACCGAAAGGGGATGGAGAACCAGGTTGCTGACACCTATCGAGATTAG